One part of the Natronosalvus amylolyticus genome encodes these proteins:
- a CDS encoding ABC transporter ATP-binding protein: MAQITLEGLTKDYGEVVANDDVTFDVESGEIFGYLGPNGAGKTTTIRMLMGYISPTGGGARVLGADCTEEEALIEAKRKIGYLPDDPQFDETATGWEILDLHGAIKGNEREAELIDLFDPPLERPIREYSHGNVRKLGLITAFMHDPELVILDEPTGGLDPLMKQRFAEFLRAEQEQGLTVFFSSHSLGEVRRLCDRVGIIRGGSLVTVEPVESLLDRSGKVVRLVATSPIPVSVFEESLEGVFDLEKGHRGKISTQESTPPKEQAETPTISSKEQSETPTQDTENPSGDSDTNTESNSYREYTFTYTGDVNELLSLLEEYDLLDCTIEEAPLEDVFLRFYGGADTASDIPRGGADV, translated from the coding sequence ATGGCTCAGATTACACTCGAGGGACTCACAAAGGATTACGGAGAGGTCGTTGCGAACGACGATGTGACGTTCGACGTCGAATCAGGCGAGATATTCGGCTACCTCGGTCCCAACGGTGCTGGGAAGACGACGACGATTCGAATGCTCATGGGTTATATTTCCCCAACGGGAGGGGGTGCTCGAGTGCTCGGTGCTGATTGTACCGAGGAGGAGGCACTCATCGAAGCCAAACGAAAGATCGGCTATCTACCGGACGATCCCCAGTTCGACGAGACCGCAACAGGCTGGGAGATACTCGACTTACACGGCGCTATCAAAGGAAACGAACGGGAAGCCGAACTGATCGACCTCTTCGATCCTCCACTCGAGCGACCGATCCGAGAGTACTCGCATGGAAACGTTCGAAAACTCGGGTTGATCACGGCATTCATGCACGACCCGGAGTTGGTGATCCTCGATGAGCCGACGGGTGGTCTCGATCCGTTAATGAAACAGCGATTCGCCGAGTTTCTCCGGGCTGAACAGGAACAGGGGCTTACGGTGTTCTTTTCGTCGCACAGCCTGGGGGAAGTTCGACGCCTCTGTGACCGAGTCGGGATTATTAGAGGGGGCTCGCTCGTCACCGTTGAACCGGTCGAGTCGTTGCTCGACAGAAGTGGGAAAGTCGTCCGTCTCGTGGCAACGTCACCGATTCCAGTATCGGTTTTCGAGGAATCTCTCGAGGGTGTGTTCGATCTCGAAAAAGGACACCGAGGAAAAATCTCCACCCAAGAATCAACGCCGCCAAAAGAGCAAGCAGAAACACCAACAATTTCGTCAAAAGAGCAATCAGAGACTCCAACACAAGACACTGAGAACCCTTCCGGAGATTCGGATACCAATACAGAGTCCAACTCCTACCGCGAATACACGTTCACGTACACCGGTGACGTGAACGAATTACTCTCACTCCTCGAGGAGTACGATCTGCTCGATTGCACGATCGAGGAAGCTCCACTCGAGGACGTCTTCTTGCGTTTCTATGGTGGTGCTGATACTGCCAGTGATATTCCTCGAGGTGGTGCCGATGTTTGA
- a CDS encoding GTP-binding protein, with translation MAEQTIPVTVLSGTLGAGKTTTLNHLLRESDDRDLAVLVNDMGEVNVDADLVAESSDISTEEEELVELSNGCICCELRGDLLDAIGGLTRNRDFDAIVVESTGVAEPLPVAQTLTLGFDQSDLDPTEFYEETGIEPLENCHLDTAVTVVDAHQFHEAMQSDEILDDDGTEKHLGDLLVEQVEFCDVLLLNKCDLVDEETLTEIENTLEILQPRAEIIRTKHGRVNVDEIIDTGRFDFEEASRSAGWIQELQEPHESAEEEHGVTSFVFEAQRPFHPERFAELLDAFPENVVRSKGHFWLAGREEMALMLNVAGRSIRVAPAGNWIATLPPEEREAQFEAYPELEEKWDEQWGDRGSQLVLIGTEMDHESIREHLELCLLTDQEMNADWDTFEDRFPTFEIPDEDEATEADAPEQDGQEEIGLAD, from the coding sequence ATGGCTGAACAGACGATCCCCGTGACGGTCCTTTCTGGGACACTCGGCGCCGGAAAAACGACGACACTCAACCACCTGCTGCGCGAAAGTGACGACAGAGATCTCGCAGTCCTCGTCAACGATATGGGCGAGGTGAACGTCGACGCGGATCTCGTCGCTGAGTCCTCCGATATCTCGACAGAAGAGGAGGAACTGGTCGAACTCTCGAACGGCTGTATCTGCTGTGAACTGCGTGGTGACCTGCTGGATGCGATCGGCGGACTCACGCGCAACCGTGACTTCGACGCGATCGTCGTCGAGTCGACGGGCGTCGCCGAACCGCTCCCCGTTGCACAGACGCTCACGCTTGGGTTCGATCAATCGGATCTCGACCCCACCGAGTTCTACGAAGAAACCGGCATCGAACCGCTCGAGAACTGTCATCTCGATACGGCAGTGACGGTCGTCGATGCCCACCAGTTCCACGAAGCGATGCAGTCGGACGAAATCCTCGACGACGACGGGACGGAAAAACACCTCGGCGACTTGCTGGTCGAACAGGTGGAGTTCTGTGACGTCCTCCTGTTGAACAAGTGTGACCTCGTCGACGAGGAGACGCTTACCGAGATTGAAAATACGCTCGAGATCCTCCAGCCCCGTGCCGAAATAATCCGAACGAAACACGGCCGAGTAAACGTCGACGAGATAATCGACACCGGTCGGTTCGATTTCGAGGAAGCGAGTCGGTCGGCCGGCTGGATACAGGAACTTCAGGAGCCGCACGAATCGGCGGAAGAAGAACACGGCGTGACTTCCTTCGTTTTCGAGGCTCAGCGACCGTTCCACCCCGAGCGATTCGCGGAGTTGCTCGACGCCTTCCCAGAGAACGTCGTCCGATCGAAAGGTCACTTCTGGCTTGCCGGGCGTGAGGAAATGGCACTGATGTTGAACGTCGCTGGTCGCTCGATTCGCGTCGCGCCTGCCGGAAACTGGATTGCGACGCTCCCACCCGAGGAGCGCGAAGCACAGTTCGAGGCGTACCCCGAACTCGAGGAGAAGTGGGACGAACAGTGGGGCGACCGCGGCAGTCAACTGGTGTTGATCGGCACCGAAATGGACCACGAATCGATTCGTGAACACCTCGAGCTCTGTCTCCTCACTGATCAGGAGATGAACGCTGACTGGGACACGTTCGAAGACAGATTTCCGACGTTCGAAATTCCCGACGAAGACGAAGCAACCGAAGCGGATGCTCCGGAGCAGGATGGACAGGAAGAAATCGGACTCGCCGATTGA
- a CDS encoding FAD/NAD(P)-binding protein, translating into MFRETDTDATITIVGGGIHGVHLAVRLLEADLVDLPSLDIIEPIGLLEAFRQKCEQCGMAELRSPYVHHVDTDPFSLRDFARARGREDELVSSTVGAERPTTSLFFDHAAWVCNRYDLESSLVNARVTAIEPGSWSVDIETTAGRRTTEYCFLAIGHGGSFTYPTWAADIHSTEPVTHVWEPGFDPASIDQAATVGIVGGSITAAQLATTLAQPGREVVLFARSPFRVEALEASTDWMHFSGVSKKLQEHPPASRAREELIVEARYDGTMPPYVFRRLKRALERKAIELERSEIAVATEAGGTVVVTCQDGSAFCLDKLVCATGFGSPYESHLFRQHRQESTLQTGYRGAPALEDETLRWLHQNGTPSRISVSGVGAQQVLGPFARNVIGARRAGELIVDSLESELEGENPSLTV; encoded by the coding sequence GTGTTCCGGGAGACAGATACTGATGCCACCATCACCATCGTCGGTGGAGGTATTCACGGGGTTCATCTTGCTGTCCGGCTCCTGGAGGCTGACCTGGTCGATTTACCTTCGTTAGACATTATCGAGCCGATCGGACTGCTCGAGGCGTTCCGCCAGAAATGCGAGCAGTGTGGCATGGCCGAACTCAGATCGCCATACGTCCATCACGTCGATACCGACCCGTTTTCGCTCAGAGATTTCGCACGCGCTCGAGGCCGGGAAGACGAACTCGTCTCGAGTACGGTTGGTGCTGAACGACCGACGACGTCACTGTTTTTCGATCATGCAGCGTGGGTTTGCAATCGATACGATCTGGAATCGTCGCTGGTAAACGCTCGAGTCACTGCTATCGAACCGGGCTCGTGGTCCGTCGACATTGAAACGACTGCAGGTCGACGGACCACCGAATACTGCTTCCTCGCTATCGGACACGGTGGGTCGTTCACGTATCCGACGTGGGCGGCGGATATCCATTCGACTGAACCGGTAACACACGTCTGGGAGCCGGGTTTCGATCCCGCGTCGATCGACCAGGCCGCAACTGTTGGAATCGTTGGGGGGTCCATCACCGCCGCCCAACTCGCAACGACGCTTGCACAACCGGGCCGAGAGGTGGTCTTATTCGCTCGAAGCCCGTTTCGCGTCGAGGCACTCGAGGCGAGCACCGACTGGATGCACTTCTCTGGCGTTTCCAAGAAGCTTCAGGAACACCCACCGGCCTCTCGTGCACGCGAAGAGTTGATCGTCGAGGCTCGATACGACGGTACGATGCCGCCGTACGTGTTTCGCCGACTAAAGCGGGCGCTCGAGCGTAAGGCGATCGAACTCGAGCGGTCGGAGATAGCGGTTGCGACTGAAGCTGGTGGTACGGTCGTCGTCACTTGCCAGGACGGCAGCGCGTTCTGTCTCGACAAACTGGTCTGTGCGACCGGGTTCGGGTCGCCCTACGAGAGCCATCTGTTTCGACAGCACCGTCAGGAATCGACACTGCAGACTGGGTACCGTGGTGCACCTGCTCTCGAGGACGAGACGCTCCGTTGGCTCCATCAGAATGGAACACCTTCTCGGATATCGGTTTCGGGCGTTGGTGCACAGCAAGTCCTTGGCCCTTTCGCCCGAAACGTCATTGGCGCGAGACGAGCGGGAGAACTTATCGTCGATTCGCTCGAGTCTGAACTCGAGGGTGAAAACCCGAGCCTAACGGTGTGA
- a CDS encoding hydroxymethylglutaryl-CoA reductase, degradative: MDSRIPRFYDKSLGKRRQIVADRCSISEDAYEALIDTDERDLGAVERLSENVIGAISFPLSVATNFRIDGDDRLIPMAIEESSVVAAASYGAKLARETGGFTTSTSGPYMIGQIQVRNLSDPHGATSRVFERAGEIRAKANDQGVLVSHGGGCEDVTARVVDTPNGEMAVVHLVVNVQNAMGANAVNTMAEAVAPMIEDVTGGETILSVLSNLADCRIARARCTIPPDVLRSEKRALSGEAVRDRIVDAWALAVGDPYRAATHNKGIFNGMDALAVATMNDWRAIEAGGHAFAARDDYGPLSTYEIDTEGNLVCSIEVPVQVGVVGGATRNHPVANASMEILDANSAEQLSGIFAAVGLAENIASMRALAAEGIQAGHMKLHAKNVAIEAGAPEELIDEIAAQMVADDDVRAARARELISELNR, translated from the coding sequence ATGGACTCGCGCATTCCACGGTTCTACGACAAGTCTCTAGGGAAACGGCGTCAAATCGTTGCTGATCGTTGTTCCATTTCTGAAGACGCCTATGAGGCATTGATAGATACTGATGAGCGTGATCTCGGAGCCGTAGAGCGACTCAGTGAAAATGTCATTGGCGCAATCTCGTTTCCACTGAGTGTTGCGACGAACTTCAGAATCGATGGAGATGACAGACTGATTCCGATGGCTATCGAAGAAAGCTCTGTCGTCGCAGCGGCGTCATACGGCGCGAAACTCGCCCGGGAGACTGGTGGGTTCACGACCTCCACCTCCGGCCCTTACATGATCGGGCAAATCCAGGTGCGAAATCTGAGCGATCCACACGGAGCAACGTCGCGGGTTTTCGAACGAGCCGGTGAGATCCGTGCGAAGGCAAACGATCAGGGCGTTCTCGTCTCACACGGTGGTGGATGTGAGGACGTAACGGCTCGTGTCGTAGACACACCCAACGGAGAGATGGCGGTTGTACATCTCGTCGTGAACGTCCAGAATGCGATGGGAGCGAATGCGGTGAATACGATGGCAGAGGCTGTAGCTCCCATGATCGAAGACGTAACTGGTGGAGAGACCATATTATCTGTCCTGTCGAATCTTGCTGATTGCCGCATAGCACGAGCACGTTGTACTATTCCACCGGACGTTCTGAGGAGTGAGAAACGCGCACTTTCTGGAGAAGCCGTCAGGGATAGAATCGTTGATGCATGGGCGCTTGCTGTCGGCGATCCGTACCGCGCAGCAACACACAACAAGGGGATCTTCAATGGAATGGACGCATTAGCGGTAGCAACAATGAACGACTGGCGGGCAATCGAAGCCGGTGGCCACGCTTTTGCTGCCCGAGATGACTATGGCCCGCTTTCAACCTATGAAATCGACACGGAAGGAAATCTCGTATGCAGTATTGAAGTCCCCGTCCAAGTGGGTGTCGTGGGTGGGGCCACTCGGAACCATCCCGTCGCCAATGCGTCGATGGAGATATTAGATGCGAACTCAGCTGAACAACTCTCCGGTATCTTTGCCGCCGTGGGACTTGCTGAGAATATTGCGAGTATGCGGGCGCTGGCTGCTGAGGGGATTCAAGCAGGCCACATGAAACTCCACGCAAAGAATGTCGCCATCGAAGCTGGTGCACCTGAAGAGTTGATCGACGAAATTGCGGCCCAAATGGTGGCAGACGATGACGTACGGGCAGCGCGTGCTCGTGAACTGATTTCTGAGTTGAACCGTTGA
- a CDS encoding 30S ribosomal protein S14, which produces MTAETATDSAGRANDGTGPNSGQTGNQRVCRDTGREQGLVGKYDIWLCRQSFREMARDMGFRKYD; this is translated from the coding sequence ATGACCGCCGAGACTGCAACAGACTCTGCGGGCAGAGCCAACGATGGTACCGGTCCCAATAGCGGACAGACCGGAAATCAACGTGTCTGCAGGGACACTGGCAGAGAACAGGGATTGGTCGGCAAGTACGATATCTGGCTGTGCCGACAGTCATTCCGTGAGATGGCTCGAGACATGGGCTTTCGAAAGTACGACTGA
- a CDS encoding ABC transporter permease — MFELALYEAKNRVKGGIYLSIGLSILAAFVIWAYPSFSEAFEDDELLEAYPEQILQLFDVETMASLEGFLAFELYVFGWVILLGLYFAYACSSMIADDVDRERMDITLSLPISRSSVVLQKYLSILVPITLVNVLTPIVVYVGAIWIDEPIPAVDLLAIHLLSIPYLLVCAGIGLLASVVFDRASIAQRVALGVTFGLFMLESLLVGTDFEAVGVIAPMRYFDPNEILLEGTYNLEGVAILLVMTAALVGASRLWFSRVDI; from the coding sequence ATGTTTGAGCTCGCCCTTTATGAGGCCAAAAACCGCGTCAAAGGCGGAATCTACCTCTCGATAGGTCTCTCCATCCTTGCGGCTTTTGTCATCTGGGCGTACCCGTCGTTCAGTGAGGCGTTCGAGGACGACGAACTGCTCGAGGCGTACCCGGAACAGATTCTGCAACTGTTCGATGTCGAAACGATGGCTTCTCTCGAAGGATTTCTCGCATTTGAACTATACGTCTTTGGCTGGGTAATCCTCCTGGGGCTATACTTCGCGTACGCGTGTTCGAGTATGATCGCAGACGACGTGGACCGTGAACGGATGGATATCACCCTCTCGTTACCGATCTCTCGATCGAGTGTGGTGTTGCAAAAATACCTCAGTATCCTGGTACCGATCACCCTGGTGAACGTCCTGACGCCGATTGTGGTCTACGTGGGGGCGATATGGATCGACGAACCGATTCCGGCCGTGGACCTCCTCGCAATTCATCTGCTCTCGATTCCGTATCTACTCGTCTGTGCCGGGATTGGATTGCTCGCATCGGTCGTGTTCGATCGGGCGAGTATCGCCCAGCGTGTTGCACTCGGGGTTACCTTCGGTCTGTTCATGCTCGAGTCATTGCTGGTGGGCACCGATTTCGAAGCGGTCGGGGTGATCGCCCCGATGCGATACTTCGATCCCAACGAGATTCTCCTCGAGGGTACGTATAACCTCGAGGGTGTCGCAATCTTACTGGTGATGACTGCGGCTCTCGTCGGTGCGAGTCGGTTGTGGTTCTCTCGCGTCGATATCTGA
- a CDS encoding DUF7511 domain-containing protein yields the protein MLRSRMDRKKSDSPIESWQRNQGRTERHSLSTLEHPVLECRAVVEPMETGVDLCTIYSVASGDASEQMWITAREGSYCTLEDAR from the coding sequence ATGCTCCGGAGCAGGATGGACAGGAAGAAATCGGACTCGCCGATTGAGTCATGGCAACGGAACCAAGGGAGAACCGAACGACACTCGCTCTCGACCCTCGAGCATCCTGTGCTGGAGTGTCGCGCAGTTGTCGAACCGATGGAGACGGGAGTCGATCTGTGTACGATTTACTCGGTCGCCTCCGGGGATGCGTCCGAGCAGATGTGGATCACCGCCAGGGAAGGCTCCTATTGCACACTCGAAGACGCTCGGTAG
- a CDS encoding FAD/NAD(P)-binding protein: MTTSHSTQQYSCTIIGGGIHGTYLAQRLIEDATLERGDVCIVDPHERLLSSFRKKSAACGMDELRSTFVHHIGTEPFGLESFAEANDREDELVPTVDYPPRPSLELFLDYADYVIDRKNLESIHRQGLVENIYERSGETGFRLETTTGPIETDHCVLAIGNGGRQRWPDWAVSMDGVDHVWDGFDPSESVNRTLVVGGGITAAQLAIELSETQSVGLLTRHPLTWEVSEAEPPWINWSHVEANLHSHPPGSSERFDVAMDARNTATIPPYLYGEIENRTEEGVLTLAQGTVESATVEDGTVQLTLDHGLGLLGDRVVLATGFEPVFDHPFVERIADELELARGYRRMPILDDNSLAWQREGGKAVPLYVTGALALGTVGPYAPNIPGARRAGDRISTAITRSLRSRTDAASESVRATEVSH; this comes from the coding sequence ATGACGACATCGCACTCAACCCAACAATACAGCTGTACCATCATCGGCGGGGGAATCCACGGTACGTACCTCGCCCAACGTCTCATCGAAGACGCCACACTCGAACGAGGGGATGTTTGTATCGTCGACCCACACGAACGATTGCTCTCCTCGTTTCGCAAAAAGTCCGCAGCCTGCGGCATGGACGAACTTCGGTCCACCTTCGTTCATCACATCGGAACTGAGCCATTCGGTCTCGAGAGTTTCGCTGAGGCGAACGACCGAGAAGACGAACTCGTCCCCACCGTTGACTACCCCCCGCGCCCGTCGCTCGAGCTGTTTCTGGATTATGCTGACTACGTCATCGACAGAAAGAACCTCGAGTCGATACACCGTCAGGGCCTCGTCGAGAATATTTACGAACGCTCGGGTGAGACAGGCTTTCGACTCGAGACGACGACAGGCCCTATTGAAACCGATCACTGCGTTTTGGCAATCGGAAACGGTGGGCGCCAAAGATGGCCCGACTGGGCGGTCAGTATGGACGGTGTCGATCACGTGTGGGATGGGTTCGATCCAAGCGAATCGGTCAATCGAACCCTCGTCGTCGGCGGTGGCATTACCGCTGCACAACTCGCGATCGAATTGAGCGAGACCCAATCGGTGGGCCTGCTCACGCGACACCCCCTGACGTGGGAGGTATCCGAGGCAGAGCCACCGTGGATCAACTGGTCGCACGTGGAAGCAAACCTGCACAGCCACCCACCGGGCTCGAGCGAACGGTTCGACGTGGCAATGGACGCACGGAACACGGCGACGATTCCACCGTATCTCTACGGAGAGATCGAAAACCGAACCGAGGAAGGCGTACTCACGCTTGCGCAGGGAACGGTCGAGTCCGCAACGGTTGAAGATGGAACGGTACAGCTTACGCTCGACCACGGGTTGGGGCTCCTCGGTGATCGTGTCGTCCTTGCGACCGGGTTCGAACCGGTGTTCGACCACCCCTTCGTCGAGCGGATTGCGGACGAACTAGAACTGGCTCGAGGGTATCGACGAATGCCGATTCTCGACGACAACAGCCTGGCCTGGCAGCGTGAAGGGGGTAAAGCCGTTCCGTTGTACGTGACCGGTGCTCTCGCGCTCGGTACGGTAGGTCCGTACGCGCCAAACATACCGGGAGCCAGACGAGCAGGAGATCGAATTTCCACTGCCATCACGCGAAGCCTTCGTTCGCGAACTGACGCTGCAAGCGAATCGGTACGGGCGACGGAAGTGTCCCATTGA
- a CDS encoding DUF7511 domain-containing protein — MKTAETQPDSRPVSTLYALVQCRNSLEICTLYPPTVIGPHRTESWIRATGDSFQSLEKSR; from the coding sequence ATGAAGACAGCTGAAACACAACCTGATTCCCGACCAGTATCCACGCTGTATGCACTCGTTCAGTGTCGGAATAGTCTCGAGATCTGTACGCTGTATCCACCGACAGTCATCGGACCTCATCGAACCGAGTCGTGGATCCGTGCCACCGGAGATAGCTTCCAGTCGCTCGAGAAGTCCCGATAG
- a CDS encoding alpha/beta hydrolase, which yields MTETPSDRDEKTETDLTDDVTPDVSEELYFRSTDEECAATLYHPDDPGENETPCVVMGNGFSLTRHDGVPRFAERFAEAGIAALSFDFRHLGDSDGEPRQLIDYQRQREDFDAAIEFTRTLEGIDDDRIAAWGYSFSGGHVLPVAADDDRLEAVISMFPMLDGLGFVREYGLGNNVRYVAAAARAAIGRRLIRMAVTGPPGSRAVLNHAEAEPGFDAVCAEDSRWRNEFLAKPSQLIAEIRPVREASSVRCPVLFCLGTEDTMVPLGAIERAADGAPESELRRYPIGHFDGFLDAFEDVVDDQLDFLDTHLSSTAPA from the coding sequence ATGACAGAGACACCTTCGGACCGAGATGAAAAAACAGAAACCGATCTAACCGACGACGTCACCCCGGACGTATCTGAGGAATTGTACTTCCGTTCGACCGACGAGGAGTGCGCCGCCACGCTGTATCACCCCGACGACCCAGGCGAGAACGAAACCCCCTGTGTCGTGATGGGAAACGGCTTCAGCTTGACTCGCCACGACGGAGTGCCTCGCTTCGCCGAACGCTTCGCGGAGGCGGGGATCGCGGCGCTGTCCTTCGACTTCCGTCACCTCGGAGACAGCGACGGTGAGCCCCGTCAGCTAATCGATTACCAGCGCCAGCGCGAGGACTTTGACGCCGCAATCGAGTTCACTCGAACCCTCGAGGGGATCGACGACGACCGGATCGCAGCATGGGGCTACTCGTTTAGCGGGGGGCACGTCCTCCCCGTCGCCGCGGACGACGACCGGCTGGAAGCGGTCATCTCGATGTTTCCGATGCTCGACGGGCTCGGGTTTGTGCGGGAGTACGGGCTGGGCAACAACGTGAGGTACGTAGCTGCTGCAGCGCGCGCCGCAATTGGCCGGCGGTTGATTCGGATGGCCGTTACGGGGCCACCCGGGTCGAGAGCCGTGTTGAATCACGCGGAGGCGGAGCCAGGCTTCGATGCCGTCTGTGCGGAAGACTCGCGCTGGCGAAACGAGTTCCTCGCGAAGCCGAGCCAGCTGATCGCGGAAATTCGACCGGTGCGCGAGGCTTCCAGCGTCCGCTGCCCGGTGTTATTTTGCCTCGGGACCGAAGACACGATGGTGCCGCTGGGGGCGATCGAGCGGGCCGCCGACGGTGCGCCGGAGAGCGAGCTGCGCCGCTACCCCATCGGTCACTTTGACGGGTTCCTCGACGCGTTCGAGGACGTGGTCGACGACCAGCTCGATTTCCTAGACACCCACCTTTCCTCGACAGCCCCGGCCTGA